The proteins below come from a single Mycolicibacterium sp. TY81 genomic window:
- a CDS encoding ABC transporter permease, with the protein MTTTTPARSVIDPPVAVRRWAPPVGAVVVAIGLWWLTTTVLSAPHSLLRQAAPQRVAPAVVDLFSRGVLLPDIGISLWRLVIGLTVAVVIGIPAGLLLGLSGTAERAAAPLVQFVRMISPLSWAPIAVAVFGIGNEPVIFLIAVAAVWPVLINTVAGVRAVDPGFLDVARSFHATRWELITAVVLPAIRGQLQTGVRVALGIAWVVLVPAEMLGVRSGLGYQVLNARDQLAYDQVVAVIVVIGALGFLLDVVARRLTSPERPGVAR; encoded by the coding sequence ATGACCACCACCACACCCGCCCGCTCGGTGATCGATCCGCCGGTGGCAGTGCGCCGTTGGGCCCCGCCGGTCGGCGCCGTCGTCGTCGCGATCGGCCTCTGGTGGCTGACGACCACCGTCCTGTCCGCCCCGCATTCCCTGCTGCGGCAGGCCGCACCACAGCGCGTCGCGCCCGCCGTCGTCGACCTGTTCTCCCGCGGCGTGCTGCTGCCCGACATCGGGATCAGCCTGTGGCGCTTGGTGATCGGCCTGACGGTGGCGGTCGTCATCGGCATTCCCGCCGGCCTGCTGCTCGGACTCAGCGGCACGGCCGAGCGCGCGGCGGCGCCGCTCGTCCAGTTCGTCCGGATGATCTCGCCACTGTCGTGGGCCCCGATCGCCGTGGCGGTGTTCGGCATCGGCAACGAGCCGGTGATCTTCCTGATCGCGGTGGCGGCCGTGTGGCCCGTGCTGATCAACACCGTGGCCGGCGTGCGCGCTGTCGACCCGGGCTTCCTGGACGTGGCGCGCTCGTTCCACGCCACCCGGTGGGAACTGATCACCGCTGTGGTGCTGCCGGCGATCCGGGGACAGCTGCAGACCGGCGTGCGCGTGGCGCTGGGCATCGCCTGGGTGGTGCTGGTCCCGGCGGAAATGCTCGGCGTGCGTTCGGGTCTGGGCTACCAGGTGCTCAACGCCCGCGACCAGCTGGCCTACGACCAGGTCGTGGCAGTGATCGTGGTGATCGGTGCGCTGGGTTTCCTGCTGGATGTCGTCGCCCGGCGGCTGACTTCCCCGGAGCGGCCAGGGGTCGCGCGCTGA
- a CDS encoding acyl-CoA dehydrogenase family protein, with translation MTTLVSDDVATRLADVTAGVDARAGDLDAGQTDVRDDLRALGAAGLFGLPDLPDTVRVIEQVSAVSLAAGFSAWAHQMAIHYLADRPDLSEALRTARRPGVTAMAAGLKHVAGLGQLPIFAGETRRGLRLNGPIRWASNVFDDALIVLPARTAAGRLYVVAVDVSAVGVVIDPAPALMALGSTGSTSLRLEEVEVHADRIISADLAGFVRGIKPTFLLLQTAFCVGVTGAALTAAGRATDGLAAQFDGDLADLVSQAERNRRRLYEFATAPGEADVAEVIRLRLDAANTAVGATRLESALAGGQGYRAGTAANRRFREAAFLPVQSPSEGQLRWELKQFG, from the coding sequence ATGACGACTTTGGTATCCGACGACGTCGCAACCCGACTGGCGGACGTCACGGCCGGAGTGGACGCCCGGGCCGGTGACCTCGACGCGGGGCAGACCGACGTCCGTGACGACCTGCGCGCCCTCGGCGCGGCCGGATTGTTCGGCCTGCCGGACCTGCCCGACACGGTGCGGGTGATCGAGCAGGTGTCGGCGGTGAGTCTCGCCGCCGGATTCTCGGCCTGGGCGCACCAGATGGCGATTCACTACCTCGCCGACCGGCCGGACCTGTCGGAGGCGTTGCGCACCGCACGCCGTCCCGGCGTGACCGCCATGGCCGCCGGGCTCAAGCATGTGGCGGGCCTCGGACAGCTCCCGATCTTCGCGGGGGAGACGCGTCGTGGTCTGCGGCTCAACGGACCGATCCGCTGGGCATCCAACGTCTTTGACGACGCGTTGATCGTACTGCCGGCACGGACGGCCGCCGGCCGGCTGTATGTCGTCGCGGTCGACGTGAGTGCGGTCGGCGTCGTGATCGATCCGGCGCCCGCGCTGATGGCGTTGGGCAGCACCGGGTCGACATCGCTGCGCCTGGAGGAGGTCGAGGTGCACGCCGACCGCATCATCAGCGCCGACCTCGCCGGCTTCGTCCGCGGGATCAAGCCGACGTTCCTGCTGTTGCAGACCGCGTTCTGCGTCGGCGTCACCGGGGCGGCGCTGACGGCGGCCGGCCGGGCGACCGACGGCCTGGCCGCCCAGTTCGACGGCGACCTCGCCGACCTGGTGTCGCAGGCCGAACGCAATCGTCGACGGCTGTACGAGTTCGCCACGGCGCCAGGGGAAGCCGATGTGGCCGAGGTGATCCGGCTCCGACTGGACGCCGCCAACACCGCGGTGGGGGCGACCCGGCTGGAGTCGGCCCTGGCCGGTGGCCAGGGCTATCGCGCGGGGACGGCCGCCAACCGCCGGTTCCGCGAAGCAGCCTTTCTGCCCGTGCAATCACCATCGGAAGGACAACTCAGGTGGGAACTGAAGCAGTTCGGATAA
- a CDS encoding 2-C-methyl-D-erythritol 4-phosphate cytidylyltransferase produces the protein MTLSAIVTVPAALAPADFTAPIAGAPALVRAVRAVRDVAPVTVVAADKLAAAATECLAAHGLGDVPVRTGPAPLTEADAVLMHDVRYPLAPADLAARVAAGLTEHDVVLPVLPMTDSVKSVAAEGIVLGNVDRSELVTAQYPRAFSAAALALGADPDDLAALTAAGLKVGTVDGDPNAFVADLTQDRELLDAIVSAG, from the coding sequence GTGACTCTTTCGGCGATCGTGACCGTGCCCGCGGCCCTGGCACCGGCCGACTTCACCGCGCCGATCGCCGGTGCACCGGCACTGGTGCGGGCCGTGCGGGCAGTGCGTGACGTGGCGCCGGTAACGGTGGTGGCCGCCGATAAATTGGCCGCCGCCGCAACGGAATGCCTTGCGGCTCATGGCCTGGGCGATGTGCCCGTGCGTACCGGACCTGCGCCGCTCACCGAGGCGGATGCAGTCCTGATGCACGACGTCCGTTACCCGCTCGCTCCCGCTGATCTGGCCGCACGCGTGGCGGCGGGGCTGACCGAACACGACGTCGTCCTACCGGTCCTGCCGATGACCGACAGCGTGAAAAGCGTTGCCGCAGAGGGCATCGTGCTGGGCAACGTGGACCGGTCGGAGCTCGTCACCGCGCAATACCCGCGGGCGTTCTCGGCGGCGGCGCTGGCTCTGGGCGCAGATCCCGATGACCTCGCGGCGCTGACGGCCGCCGGCCTGAAGGTCGGCACGGTCGACGGCGATCCCAACGCCTTCGTCGCCGACCTAACGCAGGATCGGGAACTGCTTGATGCGATCGTCAGCGCCGGCTGA
- a CDS encoding ABC transporter substrate-binding protein, protein MSRLLISRRHALIAAAAAAGGAFGLADLAHSATTDSAAGGPLRVGYLPITDAAPLLMAHSAGLYPAGVGKPVLFRSWAALGEAFLNRQLDVVHLLMPMAVQLRYALGGGVRVLGWNHTNGSALTVAPHIRELPDLAGSQLAIPFWWSIHNIVLQKLLRANGLQPVIRRSASRADRTVELVVMSPSDMVPALATGTIAGYVVADPFNAMAQTKKIGRIHTFLGDVWRDHACCALVTRDDVIASRPAAVQQLTDAVVTAQLALSNDRKAAAAKLGGGRYLPQPVPAITLAMTYPTAPYPLRHPEWQPQRLGFQPFPFPSFTDELVTAMRDTVIDGDRRFLERLDPATVHSDLVDDTFVRNSIQAHGGPAAFGFSGDYTRTEQLELS, encoded by the coding sequence ATGAGCCGGCTGCTGATCTCCCGGCGGCACGCCCTGATCGCCGCGGCAGCGGCCGCCGGTGGCGCCTTCGGCCTGGCCGACCTGGCGCACAGTGCCACGACCGATTCGGCCGCCGGCGGGCCGCTGCGCGTGGGCTATCTGCCGATCACGGACGCCGCACCGCTGTTGATGGCGCACTCCGCGGGTCTGTATCCGGCCGGTGTCGGCAAGCCGGTGCTGTTCCGGAGCTGGGCCGCGCTGGGTGAGGCGTTCCTGAACCGTCAACTCGACGTCGTGCACCTGCTGATGCCGATGGCGGTGCAGCTGCGCTACGCGCTCGGTGGCGGTGTCCGGGTACTCGGGTGGAACCACACCAACGGCTCGGCACTGACGGTCGCACCGCACATCCGGGAGCTGCCGGACCTTGCGGGTTCGCAGCTGGCGATCCCGTTCTGGTGGTCGATCCACAACATCGTGCTGCAGAAGCTGTTGCGGGCCAACGGATTGCAACCGGTGATCCGCCGCTCGGCGTCACGGGCCGACCGCACCGTGGAACTCGTCGTGATGAGCCCGTCGGACATGGTGCCGGCACTGGCCACCGGCACCATCGCCGGCTACGTGGTGGCCGACCCGTTCAACGCGATGGCCCAGACCAAGAAGATCGGGCGCATCCACACCTTCCTCGGCGACGTGTGGCGCGACCATGCCTGCTGCGCCCTGGTGACCCGCGACGACGTCATCGCCAGTCGACCTGCCGCCGTGCAACAGCTCACGGACGCGGTGGTGACGGCACAACTCGCGCTGTCGAACGATCGGAAGGCGGCCGCGGCGAAACTCGGCGGCGGGCGGTACCTGCCTCAGCCGGTACCGGCGATCACGCTCGCGATGACGTATCCCACAGCGCCCTACCCGCTGCGGCACCCGGAGTGGCAACCCCAGCGGCTCGGCTTTCAGCCGTTCCCGTTCCCGAGCTTCACCGATGAACTCGTGACGGCCATGCGCGACACCGTCATCGATGGCGACCGGCGATTCCTGGAGCGGCTGGACCCCGCCACCGTGCACAGCGACCTGGTCGACGACACCTTCGTCCGTAATTCCATTCAGGCCCATGGCGGTCCGGCCGCCTTCGGCTTCAGCGGCGATTACACCCGAACCGAGCAATTGGAGCTGTCATGA
- a CDS encoding TetR/AcrR family transcriptional regulator — translation MSATRTPRPDRPASRTDTAGPAQRLLDTASNLFAAQGIRAVGIDTILREAGVAKASLYSSYGSKDALVIAYLNRLDQADRNRWESKTSGTDDPVDKLLSFFDLAAAAARKRQFRGCLYTNAATEFPGDTLEPVRAHRLWMRRLLTELLRDAEVPDAAAVAQRIQLIYDGALTASKLERSAAPITLARQMVVELIASYSRA, via the coding sequence ATGAGCGCGACCCGCACCCCCCGCCCGGACCGGCCGGCGTCCCGCACCGACACCGCCGGACCGGCCCAGCGACTGCTCGACACCGCATCGAATCTCTTTGCCGCGCAGGGCATTCGCGCTGTGGGCATCGACACCATCCTGCGCGAGGCGGGCGTCGCCAAGGCCAGCCTCTACAGCTCGTACGGGTCGAAGGACGCGTTGGTGATCGCGTACCTGAACCGATTGGATCAGGCTGATCGCAACCGCTGGGAATCGAAGACTTCCGGCACCGACGACCCGGTCGACAAGCTGCTGTCGTTCTTCGACCTCGCGGCCGCCGCGGCACGCAAGCGCCAGTTCCGGGGCTGTCTCTACACCAACGCGGCCACCGAGTTCCCTGGCGACACCCTCGAACCGGTGCGCGCCCATAGGTTGTGGATGCGCCGGCTGCTGACCGAGCTGCTGCGCGACGCCGAGGTGCCCGACGCCGCCGCGGTTGCCCAGCGCATCCAGCTGATCTACGACGGCGCCCTCACCGCGTCCAAACTCGAACGATCAGCCGCGCCCATCACCCTGGCCCGGCAGATGGTCGTCGAGCTGATCGCGAGCTATTCCCGAGCCTGA
- a CDS encoding RND family transporter, which yields MSATNTERSRIGHLIWVLAVPIVIGWFALNVATNTLVPPLEKVGEEHTVGLSAKDGPAMIAMKQIGANFQEFDSDSNAMIVLEGDQPLGAEAHHYYDGLVAKLTANTAHVEHVADFWSDPLTAVGSQSADGRAAYVQVYLRGNQGETKANDSVASVRQIVADSKPPAGLHVYVTGGAPLVSDQHHAGDKSVTKVTIVTLVVIAVMLLFVYRSIMTMILILLMVFLELGAARGVVAFLADANVIGLSTFAVNLLTLMVIAAGTDYAIFAIGRYQEARGDKEERVQAYDTMFRGTAHVVLGSGLTIAGAMLCLSFTRLPYFQTMGVPCAIGTLVAVLAALTLGPAVIKIGSRFGRFEPKRAIHSRGWRRVGVLVVRWPGPVLVATLALALVGLVTLPGYKTNYDARRYVPAELTANVGYAAAERHFSASRMNPELLMVQSDHDLRNSADFLVINKIARAIVHTPGVARVQTITRPDGKPIKHTTIPFIMGMQSVTSKMTEKYQLDSMANMLQQANDMQVSIDTMTKMQSITTQMAATTHDMSMKTANMALDVADLRDHISDFDDFLRPVRNYLYWEPHCYDIPMCWSTRALFDTLDGIDVMTDDIQTLVPDLMKMDKLTAEMVTVMPPQIEVMKNMKQYMLSMYQTQKGQVDQRAAASDNAAAMGEAFDNSLNDDSFYLPPEAFDNKDFKRGMKNFISPDGKSVRFIIQHEGDPATPDGIAHVDPIKQAAKEAIKGTPLEGSKIYLAGTAATYKDMHDGAQYDLMIAGIAAVSLIFIIMLLITRSMVAAAVIVGTVLLSLGASFGMSVLLWQHLIGLELHWMVLPMSVILLLAVGSDYNLLLVSRFKEELSGGLKTGIIRSMAGTGSVVTSAGLVFAATMASFAFSDLKVMAQVGTTIALGLLFDTLIVRSFMTPAIAAILGRWFWWPKFVRPEASERRLAAIGIQPAAAGK from the coding sequence GTGAGTGCCACCAACACCGAGCGATCCAGGATCGGTCACCTGATCTGGGTCCTCGCGGTGCCCATCGTGATCGGCTGGTTCGCGCTCAATGTCGCCACGAACACGCTGGTCCCACCGCTGGAGAAGGTCGGTGAGGAGCACACCGTCGGGCTCAGCGCCAAGGATGGCCCGGCGATGATCGCGATGAAGCAGATCGGCGCGAACTTCCAGGAGTTCGACTCCGACAGCAACGCGATGATCGTTCTCGAGGGCGACCAACCGCTCGGCGCCGAGGCGCACCACTACTACGACGGGCTCGTCGCGAAGCTGACGGCCAACACCGCGCATGTCGAGCACGTCGCGGACTTCTGGAGTGACCCGCTCACGGCCGTCGGCTCACAGAGCGCCGACGGCAGGGCCGCGTACGTCCAGGTCTACCTCCGTGGCAACCAGGGGGAGACGAAGGCCAACGACTCCGTCGCCTCGGTCCGGCAGATCGTCGCGGACTCCAAGCCGCCGGCCGGCCTGCACGTGTACGTCACCGGCGGCGCCCCGCTGGTGTCGGACCAGCACCACGCCGGCGACAAGAGCGTCACCAAGGTCACGATCGTCACCCTGGTGGTGATCGCCGTGATGCTGCTGTTCGTCTACCGGTCGATCATGACGATGATCCTGATCCTGCTGATGGTGTTCCTCGAACTCGGCGCTGCCCGCGGCGTCGTCGCGTTCCTGGCCGACGCGAACGTCATCGGGCTCTCGACGTTCGCGGTGAATCTCCTGACCCTGATGGTGATCGCGGCGGGCACCGACTACGCCATCTTCGCCATCGGCCGTTACCAGGAAGCGCGCGGCGACAAAGAAGAGCGCGTACAGGCCTACGACACGATGTTCCGTGGGACGGCGCACGTGGTGCTGGGATCGGGTTTGACGATCGCCGGCGCCATGCTCTGCCTGAGCTTCACGCGGCTGCCGTACTTCCAGACCATGGGCGTGCCCTGCGCCATCGGCACGCTCGTCGCCGTCCTCGCGGCGCTGACACTCGGGCCCGCCGTCATCAAGATCGGTAGCCGCTTCGGGCGCTTCGAGCCCAAGCGCGCCATCCACTCTCGTGGCTGGCGCCGTGTCGGTGTGCTGGTGGTGCGCTGGCCGGGTCCGGTGCTCGTCGCCACGCTGGCGCTTGCCCTCGTCGGGCTGGTGACGCTGCCCGGCTACAAGACGAACTACGACGCCCGCCGCTACGTGCCGGCCGAGCTGACCGCCAACGTCGGATATGCCGCCGCCGAAAGGCATTTCAGCGCCTCGCGGATGAACCCCGAGCTGCTGATGGTGCAAAGCGACCACGACCTGCGGAACTCGGCCGACTTCCTGGTGATCAATAAGATCGCCCGGGCCATCGTGCACACCCCGGGTGTCGCGCGGGTGCAGACGATCACCCGGCCCGACGGAAAACCCATCAAGCACACGACGATTCCGTTCATCATGGGCATGCAGTCCGTCACCTCGAAGATGACGGAGAAGTATCAGCTGGACTCGATGGCCAACATGCTGCAGCAGGCCAACGACATGCAGGTCAGCATCGACACGATGACCAAGATGCAGTCCATCACTACGCAGATGGCCGCCACCACGCATGACATGTCGATGAAGACCGCCAACATGGCGCTCGACGTCGCCGACTTGCGGGACCACATCTCCGATTTCGACGACTTCCTGCGGCCGGTTCGCAACTACCTGTACTGGGAACCGCACTGCTACGACATCCCGATGTGCTGGTCGACGCGGGCGCTGTTCGACACCCTCGACGGCATCGACGTCATGACCGACGACATCCAGACGCTGGTCCCGGATCTGATGAAGATGGACAAGCTGACGGCCGAGATGGTCACGGTGATGCCGCCTCAGATCGAGGTCATGAAGAACATGAAGCAGTACATGCTGTCCATGTATCAGACCCAGAAGGGTCAGGTGGATCAGCGTGCGGCGGCGTCGGACAACGCGGCGGCGATGGGCGAGGCATTCGACAACTCGCTCAATGACGATTCCTTCTACCTGCCACCGGAAGCCTTCGACAACAAGGACTTCAAGCGCGGCATGAAGAACTTCATCTCGCCGGACGGCAAGTCGGTCCGCTTCATCATTCAGCACGAAGGCGACCCGGCGACGCCCGACGGCATCGCCCATGTCGACCCGATCAAGCAGGCCGCCAAGGAAGCCATCAAGGGCACGCCGCTGGAGGGCTCCAAGATCTATCTGGCCGGTACCGCTGCCACGTACAAGGACATGCACGACGGCGCGCAGTACGACCTGATGATCGCCGGAATCGCCGCGGTGTCACTGATTTTCATCATCATGCTGCTCATCACGCGAAGCATGGTCGCGGCGGCCGTGATCGTCGGCACCGTGTTGCTGTCGCTGGGCGCGTCGTTCGGCATGTCGGTGCTGTTGTGGCAGCACCTCATTGGCCTCGAGCTGCACTGGATGGTGCTGCCCATGTCGGTCATCCTGCTGCTCGCGGTGGGCTCCGACTACAACCTGCTACTGGTGTCCCGGTTCAAGGAAGAGCTGTCGGGCGGTCTGAAGACCGGCATCATCCGCTCGATGGCGGGCACCGGATCGGTGGTCACCTCGGCGGGTCTGGTGTTCGCGGCCACCATGGCGTCGTTCGCCTTCAGCGACCTGAAGGTCATGGCGCAGGTCGGCACCACTATCGCGCTGGGCCTGCTGTTCGACACCCTGATCGTCCGGTCGTTCATGACCCCGGCCATCGCGGCAATACTCGGCAGGTGGTTCTGGTGGCCGAAGTTCGTCCGCCCGGAGGCGTCCGAGCGGCGGCTGGCGGCCATCGGGATTCAGCCGGCGGCAGCAGGTAAGTAG
- a CDS encoding DUF4242 domain-containing protein, translating to MTLYLYEIAGLPGRAEVDQAIKTVDAEVHRAGGELIEAQVTGQHRLFVVAELTGGPLQIEASSVGAAELTGPHEVRLVGAELDQLKAIRPTAGYLVEWDLPADLDMDSYLSRKKANAPKYAEVPEVSFLRTYVRVDMDKCLCFYDAPDEDAVRRARVAVQTPIDRLYGLESGGQ from the coding sequence GTGACGCTGTACCTCTACGAAATCGCAGGACTGCCCGGCCGGGCCGAGGTCGACCAGGCCATCAAGACCGTCGACGCCGAAGTGCACCGGGCCGGCGGCGAACTCATCGAGGCTCAGGTGACCGGCCAGCACCGGTTGTTCGTCGTTGCTGAGCTCACCGGCGGTCCGCTGCAGATCGAGGCGTCGTCGGTCGGGGCGGCCGAACTGACCGGTCCGCACGAGGTGCGGCTCGTCGGCGCGGAGTTGGACCAGCTGAAAGCCATCCGCCCCACGGCCGGATACCTGGTCGAGTGGGACCTGCCCGCCGACCTGGACATGGACAGCTACCTGAGCCGCAAGAAAGCCAACGCGCCCAAATACGCGGAGGTGCCCGAAGTCAGCTTCCTGCGCACCTACGTGCGGGTCGACATGGACAAGTGCCTGTGTTTCTACGACGCGCCGGACGAGGACGCGGTACGGCGGGCGCGCGTGGCTGTGCAGACCCCGATCGATCGGTTGTACGGACTGGAAAGCGGTGGACAATGA
- a CDS encoding ABC transporter ATP-binding protein, translating into MGTEAVRITAGTKTFGDSVVLDGIDLAIESGEFVAVLGRSGSGKSTLLRVLAGLESLSSGTVSWPAGGERPHIGVVFQDALLLPWLTVQGNVSYARRFAHRRKGFDADYAAELMRRFGVDGLADRYPDQLSGGQAQRVAILRAVATRPQLLLLDEPFSALDPATRADLQQWLTTLTTELGVTVLLVTHDVEEALTLAQRVVLLADGGRIQRQWRLGEADQSGLRDEILSHYRVSELWVA; encoded by the coding sequence GTGGGAACTGAAGCAGTTCGGATAACCGCGGGCACCAAGACATTTGGCGACAGCGTCGTCCTCGACGGCATCGATCTCGCCATCGAGTCAGGGGAGTTCGTCGCGGTGCTCGGGCGTAGCGGCAGCGGGAAATCGACCCTGCTGCGGGTGCTGGCCGGGCTGGAATCGCTGAGCTCGGGAACCGTCAGCTGGCCCGCCGGCGGCGAGCGTCCGCACATCGGAGTCGTTTTCCAGGACGCGCTGCTGTTGCCGTGGCTCACGGTGCAGGGCAACGTGTCCTACGCGCGGCGATTCGCACACCGGCGCAAGGGATTCGACGCGGACTATGCGGCAGAGCTGATGCGGCGTTTCGGCGTCGACGGGCTGGCCGACCGCTATCCCGACCAGCTGTCCGGCGGTCAGGCCCAGCGGGTGGCCATCCTGCGCGCCGTGGCGACCCGGCCGCAGTTGCTCCTGCTCGACGAACCGTTCAGCGCGCTGGACCCCGCGACACGTGCCGACCTGCAGCAGTGGCTGACCACGCTCACCACCGAACTGGGTGTGACGGTGCTGCTGGTAACGCATGACGTCGAGGAGGCGCTCACCCTGGCGCAGCGCGTCGTGCTGCTCGCGGATGGCGGCCGGATTCAGCGTCAGTGGCGCCTGGGGGAGGCGGACCAGTCAGGTCTGCGTGACGAAATCCTCAGCCATTACCGGGTTTCCGAACTGTGGGTGGCATGA
- a CDS encoding low temperature requirement protein A, whose translation MRGRDPHERHRVATPLELLFDLTFVVAFGVAASELSHMLAAGHVGAGITGFVFSTFAICLAWINFTWFASAYDTDDWVFRLMTMIEMVGVLVLALGLPAFYASIEHGHHVDNAVLVAGYVVMRIALVGQWLRAAKQDPSRRAAAMTYVWIVAVVQLGWVGTVFLPTSVPVTLGCWVLLALIELGGPMIAETKCGGTPWHAHHIAERYGLLAIIALGEGVVGTVASLSAVVGEHGWSWDAVLLAIAGTALTFGMWWVYFMVPSADALHAHRERGFWFGYLHMPVYGAIVATGAGLHTAAYYIQHHSALGSVATVLSVVIPVGVYIALVYVLYALMLRSVDALHLLLVVLTAVVLIATVVLAAVGVPMALCLLVASLAPAVSVAGFEIIGHRHVAEAVARQT comes from the coding sequence ATGCGGGGCCGCGATCCGCACGAAAGGCACCGCGTCGCCACTCCGCTGGAGCTGCTGTTCGACCTGACCTTCGTCGTCGCGTTCGGGGTCGCGGCGTCGGAACTGTCGCACATGCTGGCCGCGGGCCACGTCGGCGCCGGCATCACGGGCTTCGTGTTCTCCACCTTCGCGATCTGCCTGGCGTGGATCAACTTCACCTGGTTCGCCTCGGCGTATGACACCGACGACTGGGTGTTCCGGTTGATGACCATGATCGAGATGGTCGGCGTACTGGTCCTGGCACTCGGCCTGCCCGCGTTCTACGCCTCGATCGAGCACGGACACCATGTCGACAACGCGGTGTTGGTGGCCGGTTATGTCGTGATGCGAATTGCGTTGGTGGGCCAGTGGTTACGGGCCGCGAAGCAGGACCCGTCGCGGCGTGCGGCGGCGATGACGTACGTCTGGATCGTGGCGGTGGTCCAGCTGGGCTGGGTCGGCACCGTGTTCCTGCCGACGAGTGTGCCGGTGACACTGGGTTGCTGGGTGCTGCTGGCGCTCATCGAGCTGGGCGGTCCGATGATCGCCGAGACCAAGTGCGGCGGCACCCCGTGGCACGCGCATCACATCGCCGAGCGCTACGGACTGCTGGCGATCATCGCCCTCGGCGAGGGCGTCGTCGGGACGGTCGCCTCGCTGTCGGCTGTCGTCGGCGAGCACGGCTGGTCGTGGGACGCGGTGCTGCTGGCGATCGCGGGCACGGCGCTGACCTTCGGCATGTGGTGGGTGTACTTCATGGTGCCGTCGGCCGACGCCCTGCACGCGCACCGCGAGCGGGGCTTCTGGTTCGGGTACCTGCACATGCCGGTGTACGGCGCCATCGTCGCGACCGGTGCCGGCCTGCACACCGCCGCGTACTACATCCAGCACCACTCGGCGCTGGGATCGGTGGCCACGGTGCTCAGCGTGGTGATCCCGGTCGGCGTCTACATCGCGTTGGTCTACGTGCTGTACGCGCTGATGCTGCGCTCGGTGGACGCCCTGCACCTGCTGCTGGTGGTGCTGACCGCAGTGGTCCTGATCGCGACGGTGGTCCTCGCGGCCGTCGGGGTGCCGATGGCGCTCTGCCTCCTGGTGGCCAGCCTGGCGCCGGCGGTGAGCGTGGCCGGGTTCGAGATCATCGGGCACCGGCACGTCGCCGAGGCGGTCGCTCGCCAAACGTGA
- a CDS encoding 2-C-methyl-D-erythritol 4-phosphate cytidylyltransferase — translation MSAPPIAVGVVLAAGIGSRVGADGNKAYLQLAGRSMVAWSVAAVAASPEVARTILVFRRGERDQVVRLMADELPDTPVEFVEGGDTRHGSEHNVLSYLAADIDAGAVDVVLIHDAARPLAGAELMDTAVTTARERGGAIPVLPAGDVLRLTEDGLGAIEQSLVRVQTPQAFRAAPLWQAYQDAAAAGFEGTDTSSCVERFTDLEVHAIAGSAQNFKVTFAHDVQVAERLLSRR, via the coding sequence GTGTCCGCTCCCCCGATCGCCGTCGGCGTCGTCCTTGCCGCCGGCATCGGATCGCGCGTCGGCGCCGACGGCAACAAGGCCTACCTGCAACTGGCGGGCCGCAGCATGGTGGCGTGGTCGGTGGCCGCCGTGGCTGCCAGCCCCGAGGTCGCCCGCACCATCCTGGTGTTCCGGCGTGGTGAACGCGACCAGGTGGTGCGACTCATGGCCGACGAACTCCCCGACACCCCAGTCGAATTCGTCGAGGGCGGCGACACCCGGCACGGCTCCGAACACAACGTGCTGAGTTACCTCGCGGCGGACATCGATGCCGGCGCCGTCGACGTGGTGCTGATCCACGACGCCGCCCGCCCGCTGGCCGGTGCCGAGCTGATGGACACCGCCGTCACCACGGCACGGGAGCGGGGCGGGGCCATTCCGGTGCTGCCGGCGGGTGACGTGTTGCGCCTGACCGAGGATGGCCTCGGCGCCATCGAGCAGTCGCTGGTCCGGGTGCAGACGCCGCAGGCCTTCCGCGCCGCGCCGCTGTGGCAGGCGTATCAGGACGCGGCCGCCGCCGGTTTCGAGGGCACCGACACCTCGTCGTGCGTGGAGCGTTTCACCGACCTCGAGGTCCACGCGATCGCGGGATCGGCCCAGAACTTCAAGGTGACCTTCGCGCACGATGTGCAGGTCGCCGAGCGCCTGCTCAGCCGGCGCTGA